A segment of the Salminus brasiliensis chromosome 1, fSalBra1.hap2, whole genome shotgun sequence genome:
TCCGTAAGGTTGCAGGGAAGCTCATGGCCATTCAAAGAGCACTTGATCTGAAAGAGGAGAACAGCGTTTATTAGACTGGACTATTGGACGAGTCAGTTAATCCCTGAAGGAGGGCCTGTACTAGGAAAAACCAGAAGACCTGTAGGATGTAGCTCTCGGACACGGTTCTGGTTTAATACTGTGCTGCTCAGTCCAGACCTGAGGTCACTTTACTGCATCAGTCTTCAAGGCACAGTCCCAGGACGTCCGGGGCCCCATCTACACAATTCCCAATTCCCCATCTACCCTCAATGAGACCTAGACCTCAATCAGATGACCCCTGGCATCAACTAAGCGTCTCAGAATTCACAGCAACACGTCCACCCTTGAGGTAGATGGGCTACAACCGCTGAAGACCacatcaggttccacttctttcagccaagaacagaaagctgaggctgcagtggctcagcacaggctctcCAACAGTGGACAGACCGAAAATGCCTAGCCTGGTCTGAAGCATGACcttccatggacccaacctggcTTGAAGGCCACAGACTATTTGGGtgctgttgctgaccatgtgcatcccttcatgaccaggGTTTACCACCatagttcagtgttcttcagaggTTCTTTCCAGTCATTGGACCTGAATTTGTACACCTTGAGGGGGAGATTTAGAGCATGGAGGTGTccacatggaccagaatcttaaAGGAGGTCTTGGAGTTCAAGCTATGAAGAAGTGAGGCTGAGAGCTGAGAGTGAAGGAGGCCTACAGAACAGACAGAACCTCTCTAAAGTGCAGATCATTAGAAGTAGGGAAGCACCTTCTTGTCCTCAGTGAGCTGCAGAAAAGGCTGGTTTTGGAGGAAGTCTCTCAGCTCGGCTGGTAGATCCTCCATCTCTGCACAGCTGAAGCTCTTCCACGTGTGGAAACCCTCGTGTTCCTCTCAAACGACTGATCTCAGGAGCGCAGTGTGCCTTTAGACCAGAGCACAGAGCAcagaccaccaccaccccacactAACCCCCCGACTGCTCCAACCACAGCGTGAAAACTGCTAGATTTGACCATTCAGCTCAGCTGTGATGGAGAAAGTCTGCGACTGTGTTTGTGATCACAGTGTAGACAGCGCGGCCATGATGTCACGCCGAGGGTCCTCAACTCAGAGAGGCGACCTCAACAGCGCCTACAgaaaacaatacaaaataaaagctcATGCCGTTCAAGCACTGCCTTAATTAATTCGGTTaattagtaataaataatattaaaatattaaaaattttATTACTgcctacaaatattttaacaGGCACGCTATCGTGCCTGTAAGTTCTatcaattatttatatttattcattaattacgCAAACAcataaaaactataaataaaattagtcaTGCCAATGTTTTCAAATgtttcattaataataataataaaaaaataagaatagaatctgaaattatattaaaatatttcttACCACTGCCGGACATTAAATCACAAAttaagtaataaagtaatatatttaaaaacattttaatacaaaaaaataaagcttATTAAACCTATACACGATATTAAAATTAGTATTGTATAATGATAACATTACTACGATAATAACTGCTATAtgtgtttaatatatttatattttatatgcaTAATAGTGCCTTGTATTTGATTTATAATAcattagaaatgtatttataataattaaaaaaataaaaatcaaatattaatacatgAAAAATAATCATGGAAAATAATACAGACGAAATACACAGTAACCATAGTAACTGCGCGTGATTTGCATTTAATATTGacacaaaaatattttattcgattttttttaggttttaatgtattttatttaattttatcattaatttttctatttctgttgtgtttattgtgtattattTGATGTTGTTTATTTCGCTGTGGCAGCGCAGGCAGCTGAAGGGCCTCAGTGTGGTGCCGGGCCGTCAGTCAGCTGATGCCTGCAGGAGGTTTGGCTGTCGTGTGAAACAGCGACTTTATTCGGGCTTTATTTTATAACTCtgcttttttaaatgtgtgtagTTGTTCAGAAAGTCTTAATTTAGTTAGCTAATTGTGTTATTTCAACATCAGCTGCTTGTAGTTCGCCTTTGGTGTTTTGGTGCGTGAGATGAAAATGTCCGGACCAAACGGAGACCCAAATATGAGCGCGGATGAGGGGATCGTTGATGATGAGGACGAATTCAACGAGGAAGGTGAGTTCATTAGGGCCGGTCatctaactgactgactgactgactgactgactacacGTCTGTAGTGCGAGCTAAACATATATGACCTCTAGGCTTGAATCGGGCTCGTTTTGTAGCTTCTTGCTCGAactgtccgttccaccttaagagATGCAGCGCTGGCAGAACGGTGAGGGAGCCCGAGGGTCGCTGACTGTCTATGTGAACGGCTGGgggatttaaggtggaacggagagaTCGCACTGAAGCTAATTAGCTAACGCGTTATTCGGGTTTAAAACAGGACAAAACGCATCTTGCATTAGTTAATAACTCTATTTGTTCTAAAATCAATTTGTTATAGATTTATATAAAGATTTGAGCGGGGTTTAACAAGAGACAACATGATTCTGCACATAAACGGTCAATgctttagctagttagctagctagcatatgtagctaactaactagctaatCCGATCAGCTCTAGGGTTCACATACAGCTGTCACGTGATTCACATGTGAGTTGCTGTGGATATGAATGTCAACCCAATGccaaatattaataatgtaaaataagtaattatttacattttcaaaattCAAAATTCAAAAGTGCATCATGGGAGTTGTAGTTTTTTGCTTGCATGAGAATAACAATGCTTTAAACTGCCCCAGTGTttcacttaaagcagcattaggcagcattttgcctctaccacctcagtccacatgctgcttCACCTTcagatgatgctgctgctgctggatctctcagcttgtccagaaaagcgtGTGTAAATCACGTCCTTTTGGGGTTTCTCAAAGCGCAAATAACACATCCTGACTGTAATGCCTATTCTatatactgctgctttaatgttgTAGTCTAAaaatccttcttcttcttcttcttcttttaacCAGAGTATGCAGCTATCAACTCCATGCTGGACCAGATCAACTCGTGTCTAGATGACCTGGAGGAGCGCAACGATGCTCTGAACGGAAAACTGCACGAACTGCTGGAGTCCAACCGGCAGGCCAGGCAGGAGTTTCGGGCTCAGCTGAACGAGAAAGAccagaaggatcagaaccgacctacttctcctcctcctcctcctcctccccactCTAATGAAGACTCTCCGCCCAGTTAGGCACAACAGAGTGGACGCTTTAGTCCAGTCTAGACTCGTTCTGCTGTGATAAATCCCTACGATGCTGTAGAGCTGGTCTGGCCTCCATATTCCTTCGCATGTTATTCAGTAGATCAGTGTTTGTCCCCTTCAGTCCTGCAGTCCAGGATTTCCAGCCAGGTCTGTACTAAGGCAGGGTCAGCAGCTTGCAGGAGTGCTGGGTTCGTGCATTTGGGACAGACTGGCATAGGCTGTGTACCATATCTGactgtttaatatttttttaatcacttgTGGGTTACAGTCACAGTGCAGCTCATTGGCCAGGTACATGCATTTTATATAGCACCCCTGGATATGTTGGTCAGGCAGCTGCTGGCGCTTTTCCATTGGACAGTAGGGTTACAAATCCATGATCCAGCTGAGCCCCTGTGCCGAGCATGGTTACCCTTGCTATTGGGGTACCAAGCAAAGAGAAGTGGGTCATTTGGGTGGAGTTAGGGGTAGTGCAGGTCATTGATCTGGTGGAAAGCAGTTGTTACAGGTACTTAAATAagtcagtggttgagatgtaatcAGAGAAGAGGTGTGAGCcattcagagtggggtttggCGTGAAACCAGCTCCGATAtccatagtttt
Coding sequences within it:
- the bbln gene encoding bublin coiled-coil protein, whose amino-acid sequence is MKMSGPNGDPNMSADEGIVDDEDEFNEEEYAAINSMLDQINSCLDDLEERNDALNGKLHELLESNRQARQEFRAQLNEKDQKDQNRPTSPPPPPPPHSNEDSPPS